In the Malassezia vespertilionis chromosome 1, complete sequence genome, one interval contains:
- a CDS encoding uncharacterized protein (MEROPS:MER0031570; TransMembrane:1 (i7-30o); EggNog:ENOG503Q54M; COG:I) has protein sequence MAVFSSLIPFVGVMAMPVVFLAGVCSMYAISWTAYLLLAQQDIPSYVAMAPPPLAQFIPFVPFLPYRCYKVTRAIILYTWTCLCNLHVLSDWLQLYVHASKAGEADALYCVSMPYAIPFSDKKKLDIFPVRHKKIPGLSQRNSQQTVPVLVFVPFPIVPLTASSHRKVYLQVARTMSSKSYCVVIPDITYYPKARIRESVVDLRLALSWVGANISSYGGDPSRIYLMGFRNSAHLVLLTLIQEAVVLSRALTTHHHSSSPRQTEKSLRNMVQSGDANAAAHGALHERIKGLEIYVPQVRLPPLAGVVLLAGITDVVKAYQHELDLGIEHISFLRRAVGPAHDVCLLHSPTHLLVESRGILDAAFLPPKFLLLHGGKDAMVSIDHATLLSTLLKDAGVGQVDLRAYRNLGHTDTLTSLLGVLRPNRSSYASQICDDLNKFLV, from the coding sequence ATGGCTGTGTTCAGCTCCCTGATCCCTTTTGTAGGGGTGATGGCTATGCCAGTTGTATTTTTAGCGGGTGTATGCTCCATGTATGCGATTTCCTGGACGGCTTAcctgctgctcgcgcagcaagatATCCCGAGTTACGTTGCGATGGCGCCGCCACCGTTGGCACAGTTTATTCCTTTTGTTCCATTCCTTCCGTACCGGTGCTACAAGGTAACGAGGGCCATCATACTATATACATGGACATGCTTGTGTAACCTGCATGTCCTTTCCGACTGGCTGCAATTGTATGTGCACGCTTCGAAAGCTGGCGAGGCAGACGCTTTGTACTGCGTCTCAATGCCGTATGCAATTCCTTTTTCGGACAAGAAAAAATTAGACATTTTTCCTGTCCGGCACAAAAAAATACCCGGCTTGTCGCAGCGCAACTCGCAACAGACTGTGCCAGTCCTGGTCTTTGTTCCTTTCCCGATCGTTCCACTGACTGCGTCGAGCCATCGCAAAGTGTACTTGCAAGTGGCTCGCACGATGAGCTCCAAATCCTACTGCGTTGTGATCCCTGATATTACGTACTACCCCAAGGCACGCATCCGCGAATCCGTAGTGGATTTGCGTCTGGCCCTCAGCTGGGTAGGTGCCAACATTAGCAGCTACGGTGGCGACCCTAGTCGTATTTACCTTATGGGTTTTCGCAACTCTGCGCATTTGGTTCTACTTACGTTGATTCAAGAGGCTGTGGTCTTGAGCCGCGCACTCACTACACATCACCATTCTTCTTCTCCGCGGCAGACGGAAAAATCACTGCGCAACATGGTGCAAAGCGGAGATGCAAatgcggcagcgcacggcgccttACACGAAAGGATCAAGGGCCTAGAAATATATGTCCCACAGGTGCGCCTTCCTCCTCTTGCAGGTGTAGTCCTGCTTGCCGGTATAACGGATGTGGTGAAAGCCTACCAGCATGAATTGGATTTGGGGATTGAACATATTAGTTTTCTCCGTCGTGCAGTTGGGCCAGCTCATGATGTCTGCCTCTTACACTCTCCAACTCACCTGCTTGTCGAATCACGAGGCATTCTAGATGCAGCGTTCCTTCCACCTAAATTCCTACTTCTTCATGGCGGCAAAGACGCGATGGTGTCGATTGACCATGCTACGCTGCTCAGCACATTGCTAAAAGATGCAGGCGTAGGCCAGGTCGACCTGCGCGC
- a CDS encoding uncharacterized protein (EggNog:ENOG503NVM1; COG:L) codes for MVQRLDDLPERVAAPIPQPAAPEPEPEPEWPPLALCVLENMRAFPNCMLLTRVGGFYECYFDQAPQLASHIGIKLATRRWAGQTVPMAGFPIHQLEKYLKVLVQDKGLLVAICEEFKETNAANAAFQRRVTRVVSAGTLIDERFLDPFSNNFILAVSETCSGYGLAWLDVSTADFQTSECADQNTLRDEIVRVNPREVVLMQDAFSEHTSDVVLPIWEALDIVRSSVSYIDPSSHSRSDTLLHSAAGRDASSAERAAIAILTRYLETRLMEHMNGLHVDAAGDVPRRQAREAMHLNAHTLGALEIRETSRDGSVRGSLASILRRTMTQGGSRLFAQWLSLPSTSIPLIQARHKLVDLFLAHDFMRNDVRHMLRTGIGDILRTLQRLSLRRNDEQDLLEIRDFVHTTDAILVRLRKDTHISNRPGWDVLQEMLLKFRSLSDLGTRLGEAIDERVIEKRMERQEALLQRTDAALGGSDSAKGAEPSTLEKKRARKNLEPTPLTLPAPMWGDDFEHLIRPDASPVLRALTDEYNALRRQARRLENSLRNTYQEPVTLKFLLGQGHVVHFPSARGASDDVEDLSLAYKTKTTRTYYHAKWTKIGMKLQKLASRLSEREAQSLEALRQEVLQESASLRRNARLIDQLDVLLSFAQAAEELSLVQPMIDDSTSLDICGARHLSVEMGLLERQRLFTKNDLFIGERTPLHLITGPNMGGKSTFLRQNAIIVVLAQAGSFIPAESARMGIVDQIFSRVGAKDDLFHARSTFMVEMSETAEILCRATSRSLVIADEIGRGTNTAVGLSIAFATMHTLATKLGCRTLFATHYYELADLLEHVRSIPREDAQQAHAFCDRIGFFCTTLEQHPMGLRYSHRVRPGVNRESHGLEVARIADMPQDTMDLAARTHAWLQSNSLARLQTHGLVKDLLDRGNQP; via the coding sequence ATGGTACAGCGCCTAGATGACCTTCCTGAGCGCGTTGCTGCGCCGATTCCACAGCCGGCtgcgccagagccagagccagagccgGAATGGCCACCACTCGCACTGTGCGTATTAGAGAATATGCGTGCATTTCCCAATTGTATGCTACTCACGCGTGTGGGCGGATTTTACGAGTGCTACTTTGACCAGGCCCCGCAGCTTGCGTCGCACATTGGAATCAAActcgcgacgcggcgctgggctgGACAGACGGTACCGATGGCCGGGTTTCCGATTCACCAGCTGGAAAAGTATTTGAAGGTGCTTGTGCAGGATAAAGGCTTGCTGGTTGCGATTTGCGAAGAGTTCAAGGAGACCAATGCCGCAAACGCTGCTTTTCAGAGGCGTGTTACGCGCGTTGTTTCAGCAGGCACACTGATTGACGAGCGCTTTTTGGACCCTTTTAGCAACAATTTTATTCTTGCAGTGTCCGAGACATGTTCGGGGTACGGCCTCGCGTGGCTCGACGTGAGCACCGCCGACTTTCAAACCAGCGAATGCGCGGACCAGAATACgttgcgcgacgagatTGTTAGAGTAAACCCGCGCGAGGTTGTGCTCATGCAAGATGCATTTTCAGAACATACTTCTGATGTTGTGCTACCGATTTGGGAAGCGCTGGATATTGTGCGTTCTTCTGTATCGTATATCGACCCATCATCGCACAGCCGCTCcgacacgctgctgcacagtGCAGCGGGCCGCGACGCCTCTTCTGCTGAGCGTGCCGCAATTGCGATACTGACAAGGTATCTAGAAACACGGCTCATGGAACACATGAACGGTCTTCACGTGGATGCCGCCGGCGATGTACCGCGGCGTCAGGCGAGAGAAGCGATGCATTTGAATGCACATACGCTAGGCGCCTTGGAAATCCGCGAGACTTCGCGCGATGGAAGCGTGCGTGGGAGTTTGGCGAGTattctgcgccgcaccatgACACAGGGCGGTTCACGGCTTTTTGCACAGTGGCTTTCGCTGCCTAGCACCTCGATCCCGCTCATTCAGGCGCGGCATAAGCTGGTGGATcttttccttgcgcacGATTTTATGCGCAACGATGTGCGCCATATGCTGCGCACTGGCATTGGCGACATTTTACGTACGCTACAGCGCCTGAGTTTACGGCGAAATGACGAGCAAGACTTGCTGGAAATTCGTGACTTTGTACATACAACCGATGCGATCCttgtgcgtttgcgcaaagATACCCACATCTCAAACAGGCCGGGCTGGGATGTGCTGCAAGAGATGCTACTCAAGTTTCGCTCGCTTTCGGATCTCGGTACTCGACTCGGAGAAGCAATCGACGAGCGCGTGATTGAAAAACGGATGGAGCGACAggaagcgctgctccaAAGGACtgatgctgcgcttggcggcagTGACTCGGCAAAAGGTGCAGAGCCAAGCACATTGGAGaagaaacgcgcgcggaaaaatTTGGAGCCGACACCGCTCACACTGCCAGCGCCCATGTGGGGCGACGATTTTGAACATTTGATTCGTCCCGACGCTTCGCCTGTACTCCGTGCACTGACGGATGAATACAATGCGTTGCGCcggcaggcgcgccgcctggaAAACAGTTTGCGCAATACGTACCAGGAGCCTGTAACCCTCAAGTTTCTCCTTGGACAAGGGCATGTAGTCCACTTTCCCTCGGCGCGTGGGGCGTCGGACGACGTCGAAGATCTCTCTTTGGCATACAAGACAAAGACCACACGGACCTATTACCATGCCAAGTGGACGAAAATTGGGATGAAGTTACAAAAGCTTGCGTCACGGCTTTcagagcgcgaggcacAGAGCTTAGAAGCACTTCGACAAGAGGTGCTGCAAGAGTCAGCATCGCTGCGTAGGAATGCGCGGCTCATTGACCAACTCGACGTTCTGCTTTCTTTTGCACAGGCAGCAGAAGAGCTGAGCTTGGTGCAGCCAATGATAGACGATTCAACCTCGTTGGATATTTGCGGTGCACGCCATTTAAGCGTGGAAATGGGACTGCTGGAACGACAGCGACTATTTACAAAAAATGACTTGTTCattggcgagcgcacgccaTTGCACTTGATCACTGGACCCAACATGGGCGGAAAAAGTACATTTTTGCGCCAGAATGCCATTAttgttgtgcttgcgcaagctgggAGTTTTATTCCGGCGGAATCGGCGCGCATGGGTATTGTGGATCAGATCTTTAGCCGCGTCGGCGCTAAAGACGATTTGTTCCACGCGCGGAGCACATTTATGGTGGAAATGTCCGAGACGGCCGAGATTCTGTGCCGTGCAACATCTCGCAGCTTGGTGATTGCGGACGAAAttgggcgcggcacgaATACTGCTGTTGGCTTGTCGATTGCGTTTGCGACTATGCATACGCTGGCCACCAAGCTCGGCTGTCGCACCTTGTTTGCTACTCATTATTACGAACTTGCTGATCTCTTGGAACATGTGCGCAGCATTCCTCGGGAagatgcgcagcaagcacacgCATTTTGTGACCGCATAGGCTTTTTCTGTAcgacgctcgagcagcatcCCATGGGGCTGCGCTACTCACACCGAGTGCGTCCAGGCGTGAACCGCGAGTCCCACGGCTTAGAAGTCGCACGTATTGCGGATATGCCTCAAGACACGATGGATCTTGCAGCGCGTACACATGCGTGGCTCCAATCCAACAGCTTGGCGCGATTGCAAACGCATGGGCTGGTTAAAGATCTACTGGATAGGGGTAATCAACCGTAA
- a CDS encoding uncharacterized protein (SECRETED:SignalP(1-18); EggNog:ENOG503NUKV; COG:Q; TransMembrane:18 (i92-112o118-136i148-165o171-192i331-353o373-391i498-519o531-551i572-598o629-647i981-1010o1062-1080i1142-1173o1193-1212i1242-1263o1269-1290i1691-1717o1786-1807i); BUSCO:EOG09265B4G) codes for MLPHFVVGISILVLVIKRLQLHMRHDVEVLLDAIQEYSDQSPLDPDRKPSAAQRVFETENAVLIDTALSIKEDLTSKETMNSLNGMRERKRAFDLLFSAILCLSHALGSLLLPQAEWEQHWCLLWVYATTLAVYSYRTGTRISISMTMISTVYFLVSLSNLRTVILSFDSYAVAVLTAGQTCLASFMFYLSVFTPLSLDPPQGLNILRHGFRKRKRYGEFRTTVPTPRHAREGMDLGEPLPNLSRDTAPSPPPIEQHASILSRCTWTFVQPFILKHYKEPITFSAIPELLLGDRAAPVIAMFRAQDTNPGKTPVLPTKPIWRRLVVNFSPYITYQMVCAMFDAIINVAPVYFLQRLLSFFSERAKGGSLPLHMGIMFALFGFISQFFYSVFQSQSLMTGRHICLQLRAVLTFEILSKTMRRSTNVPISPEERRNQAELLEGHDDNASASDGQVTNLVSVDVSKVAEFAAYSHFLFPQEPIMVTLGSVYLVNLLGKSAAVGLVLLVIALPIQAYIARLLVAVQTRLLRATDARLNLAGEVLACIKTVKFFAWEKPFERRMTDTRARELRLLRVHFLLTVIEQVLFVATPMLVAIATFGAHTLIFHRELDASTAFTALALFNVLKSPLTEIPFMIHWFLGCIVSIRRISKYLAQPDTEKYEQLLDDEPEEAASVPAPRKWIGFRKAVFSFSAKDKDEPDQFFLHDLNCTFPTEKLSIVSGPVGSGKTSLLLALLGEMHRISGKTIMPCAIARSLVPHDPRTGLAETVAYCSQSPWLLGTTVRQNILFGAKYDEERYQQVLDACALGPDLEILEYHDETEVGEKGTALSGGQKARIALARAFYSNAKYLLVDDALSAVDAQTARHLAEKCFAGPLAKNRTIVLITHAMSLMLPLASHAVCFDEGRITGEGAPTDLVSKGLIDLSVASDELRDKRSASVSAEPHASEDEDLRVQRKEKMEERRARKAFSQQNEEKILRKKSSFSLYWLYMGAVSKYTSLAVLFWCTLLSLYISIRAADIGSSDWLREWAGSYEALSVVHTMASWSNALNTAPISDDTERTMYYMKGYALFLCAYIALTFLCNAVQYTGSLNASAQLYSKFIHSLLLAKPQFYDKTPIGRVTNRLSRDVEEVDQELSPVMQQTFSNLVALVAIIVVICWATPSFLFVLVFILALYAAIGTLYLASSRDLKRVESVQRSPLYTLVGETMSGMVTIRAYSDGERVMRQCLSLVDQWNRAFIMLWYENRWLSMCTDLTGAGVTFIASFLLLVGTADAALAGFTLSYAISLVEVVLWLVRLYSAMEIDMNSVERIGEYIDIDAENQGGEVPPAHWPTDKGPVQVKNLSVRYGPEFPFALNDVSFTIQPGEKIGIVGRTGSGKSTLSLSFFRFLEAEKGSIFIDGIDISTITLESLRKRLTIIPQDSQLFQGTIRANLDPFDKFEDGEMWFALQCCQMASGVLQDVFTPDGSSVVKSLDANVGQGGSNFSAGQRQLLSLARGLLKMRESRLLILDESTANLDSETDALIQRTIREQIAPGATIITVAHRLKTIIDYDKVLVLGKGKVLEYGTPSALIAEASSAFYELCQQSGNFDDLVSAANAHAHAHALRATSHTAHLQLPTALGTVCRSPYARTVALRPLAAFGPQTLRTYATESKDAVPKVSAEYIGNEKSAEEPPPSGEELPKEGFRAKMRRLTKQYGWWSVGIYMTLGCIDFGVTFALIHIYGGERAIELERIVRKWLHLSPKSEQTNVTGSPDANKTERPLVSGEESPKGELMGQLATEFVLAYGIHKTILLPVRAAATVAITPTIVKWLIRKGWARPIASKVAATAGTHVTVRSAKA; via the exons ATGCTGCCCCATTTTGTCGTGGGAATTTCGATTCTTGTCCTTGTGATCAAGCGGCTTCAGCTGCACATGCGTCATGACGTCGAAGTCCTTCTTGACGCTATTCAAGAATACAGCGATCAATCACCATTGGATCCGGACCGCAAACctagcgctgcgcagcgcgtctttgAGACGGAAAACGCTGTCCTGATCGACACCGCGCTGAGCATAAAAGAAGACCTTACAAGTAAGGAGACGATGAACAGTTTGAATGGTATGCGCGAGAGGAAACGTGCATTTGATTTACTCTTTTCTGCTATTTTATGTCTCTCACATGCACTCGGATCGCTGCTCCTGCCCCAGGCAGAGTGGGAGCAGCATTGGTGCTTGCTCTGGGTCTATGCCACCACGCTTGCCGTCTATTCTTACAGAACTGGGACAAGAATCTCGATTAGCATGACCATGATCAGCACCGTGTACTTTTTAGTGAGCTTATCTAACCTGCGCACGGTAATCTTGTCGTTTGACAGTTACGCCGTCGCTGTGCTGACTGCAGGCCAAACGTGTCTGGCGTCCTTTATGTTTTATCTCTCCGTTTTCACACCTTTGTCATTGGATCCCCCACAAGGCCTCAACATACTGCGGCATGGCTTTCGGAAGCGTAAGCGGTACGGTGAATTCCGCACAACAGTGCCCACGCCGCGACATGCTCGCGAAGGCATGGACCTCGGCGAACCTTTGCCGAACCTTTCGCGGGACACTGCTCCGTCGCCACCGCCGATCGAACAACACGCATCGATTTTGAGCCGATGCACTTGGACTTTTGTCCAACCATTCATCCTGAAACATTACAAAGAGCCCATCACGTTTTCTGCTATTCCAGAGCTTTTGCTCGGCgatcgcgcagcaccagTCATTGCCATGTTCCGTGCGCAGGACACGAATCCAGGCAAGACGCCAGTGCTGCCTACCAAGCCAATCTGGCGCCGTCTTGTCGTCAACTTCTCTCCGTACATTACGTACCAAATGGTGTGTGCCATGTTCGACGCGATTATCAATGTCGCTCCCGTCTACTTTTTGCAGCGGCTGCTCAGTTTCTTCTCCGAGCGTGCTAAAGGAGGTTCACTACCGCTACACATGGGTATTATGTTTGCGCTCTTTGGCTTTATCAGCCAATTCTTCTACTCTGTCTTCCAATCGCAGAGTCTTATGACTGGAAGGCATATCTGCCTGCAACTCCGCGCTGTGCTTACCTTTGAAATCTTAAGCAAAACGATGCGCAGATCGACCAATGTCCCTATTTCACCAGAAGAAAGGCGCAACCAAGCAGAACTGCTCGAAGGACACGACGATAATGCATCTGCGTCTGACGGTCAGGTCACGAATCTTGTCTCGGTAGACGTGAGCAAGGTTGCTGAATTTGCAGCGTATTCGCATTTCCTATTTCCGCAGGAGCCCATCATGGTAACCCTTGGGTCTGTATACCTCGTCAACTTGCTTGGCAAGTCCGCCGCGGTCGGTCTTGTATTGCTCGTTATTGCTTTGCCAATTCAGGCATATATTGCGCGACTTCTTGTCGCTGTGCAAACGCGTTTGCTTCGTGCAACGGACGCACGTTTGAATTTGGCGGGCGAGGTGCTTGCTTGCATCAAGACGGTCAAGTTTTTTGCGTGGGAAAAACCAttcgagcgccgcatgaCCGATACAAGAGCTCGGGAActgcgtcttttgcgcgtTCACTTCTTGCTTACTGTGATCGAGCAGGTACTGTTTGTTGCGACGCCCATGTTGGTGGCCATCGCGACGTTTGGTGCGCATACGCTAATCTTTCACCGCGAACTTGATGCGTCCACTGCATTCACCGCCCTGGCTTTGTTTAATGTGCTCAAGAGCCCGCTCACCGAGATTCCATTCATGATCCATTGGTTTCTTGGGTGCATTGTCTCTATACGCCGCATTTCCAAGTACTTGGCGCAGCCAGACACGGAAAAGTAtgagcagctgctggatGACGAGCCAGAAGAGGCGGCATCTGTCCCAGCTCCGAGAAAATGGATTGGCTTCCGTAAAGCGGTGTTTTCCTTCTCTGCCAAAGACAAAGACGAGCCAGACCAGTTTTTCTTGCACGACCTCAACTGCACATTCCCGACCGAGAAGCTCAGCATTGTGAGCGGCCCTGTCGGAAGCGGAAAAACTTCGCTGCTCCTTGCACTCTTGGGAGAAATGCACCGCATTTCCGGTAAGACTATCATGCCCTGCGCTATTGCGCGCTCACTCGTTCCCCATGATCCACGCACTGGACTGGCAGAGACAGTGGCTTACTGCAGCCAAAGTCCTTGGCTTCTCGGTACAACTGTGCGCCAAAACATTTTGTTTGGCGCCAAGTATGACGAAGAGCGCTACCAGCAAGTGCTCGATGCATGTGCGCTTGGTCCTGACTTGGAGATTCTTGAGTACCACGACGAGACAGAAGTGGGTGAAAAAGGAACGGCACTTTCTGGTGGGCAAAAAGCTAGGATTGCTTTGGCCCGTGCATTTTATTCGAACGCCAAGTACCTTTTAgtggacgatgcgctctCTGCGGTTGATGCACAAACCGCCCGGCACCTTGCTGAGAAGTGCTTTGCTGGTCCACTTGCCAAAAACCGGACCATTGTGCTTATTACGCATGCCATGTCGTTGATGCTTCCTCTTGCTTCACACGCTGTTTGCTTTGACGAAGGTCGTATCACTGGCGAAGGAGCGCCCACAGACCTTGTATCCAAAGGGTTGATCGACCTTTCAGTAGCTTCCGAtgagctgcgcgacaaACGGAGTGCGAGCGTTTCTGCCGAGCCGCATGCAAGCGAGGATGAAGATCTTCGTGTGCAACGCAAGGAAAAGATggaggagcggcgcgcgcgcaaagcattTTCACAGCAAAACGAGGAGAAAATATTGCGCAAGAAATCAAGTTTCTCTTTGTATTGGCTGTACATGGGGGCTGTATCCAAGTATACAAGCTTGGCCGTGTTGTTCTGGTGTACCCTATTATCTCTCTACATTAGTATCCGCGCTGCGGACATTGGCAGTAGCGACTGGCTGCGTGAATGGGCGGGCTCCTATGAAGCTTTGAGTGTTGTACACACGATGGCAAGTTGGTCTAACGCGTTAAATACCGCGCCCATTTCGGACGACACGGAGCGCACAATGTATTACATGAAAGGGTATGCGCTTTTCCTGTGCGCCTACATTGCGCTCACCTTTTTGTGCAACGCCGTGCAGTATACCGGCTCACTGAATGCCTCTGCTCAATTGTACAGCAAGTTTATTCACTCCCTTTTGCTTGCCAAGCCGCAGTTTTACGACAAGACGCCGATTGGCCGGGTAACGAATCGTCTTTCTCGCGACGTGGAAGAGGTAGACCAGGAGCTGTCGCCAGTAATGCAGCAAACTTTCAGCAATTTGgttgcgctcgtcgccaTCATCGTTGTGATCTGCTGGGCCACGCCGAGTTTCTTGTTTGTTCTTGTTTTTATCCTGGCATTGTATGCTGCGATTGGCACACTCTACCTAGCTTCCTCGCGCGATTTGAAACGCGTCGAAAGTGTGCAACGCTCTCCGCTTTACACGCTCGTTGGCGAAACCATGTCGGGAATGGTCACCATTCGTGCATACAGCGATGGAGAGCGCGTCATGCGCCAGTGTCTGAGTTTGGTGGATCAGTGGAACCGAGCGTTTATCATGCTCTGGTACGAGAACCGCTGGCTGAGCATGTGCACAGATCTGACAGGTGCCGGCGTCACCTTTATAGCCTCGTTCCTGCTGCTTGTCGGCACGGCAGATGCAGCACTGGCTGGGTTTACCTTGTCGTATGCTATTAGCTTGGTCGAAGTGGTCTTGTGGCTCGTTCGCCTCTATTCTGCCATGGAAATTGACATGAACTCTGTGGAGCGCATTGGCGAATACATTGATATTGACGCGGAAAATCAAGGGGGGGAGGTGCCACCGGCGCATTGGCCTACCGACAAGGGCCCAGTGCAAGTAAAAAATTTGTCGGTACGGTATGGCCCGGAATTTCCATTTGCACTAAACGATGTTTCTTTCACGATTCAGCCTGGCGAGAAAATCGGCATTGTGGGCCGCACGGGAAGCGGCAAATCAACCCTTTCCTTGTCCTTCTTCCGTTTTCTCGAGGCGGAGAAGGGGTCTATTTTCATTGATGGCATCGATATCTCTACTATCACGCTTGAGTCGCTCCGTAAACGCCTCACAATCATCCCACAAGACTCACAGTTGTTCCAAGGCACCATTCGTGCGAACCTCGATCCATTTGACAAGTTTGAGGACGGCGAAATGTGGTTTGCTTTGCAATGCTGCCAAATGGCTTCTGGTGTTCTCCAAGATGTATTTACACCGGATGGAAGCAGCGTGGTCAAATCGCTTGATGCCAATGTCGGGCAGGGCGGCTCGAATTTCAGCGCTGGACAGCGCCAGCTCTTGTCTCTGGCGCGAGGCTTGCTCAAGATGCGGGAGAGCCGGCTGTTAATCTTGGACGAAAGTACAGCAAATCTTGATTCCGAAACGGATGCTTTGATTCAGCGCACGATTCGCGAGCAGATCGCGCCGGGCGCTACAATTATCACCGTGGCACACCGCTTAAAGACAATTATTGATTACGACAAGGTGCTTGTTCTTGGCAAGGGAAAAGTGCTTGAATATGGAACGCCGTCTGCGCTAATTGCTGAAGCATCGAGCGCATTCTATGAATTGTGCCAACAATCTGGTAACTTTGACGATCTTGTCAGCGCTGCCAATGCTCACGCGCATGCGCA TGCATTGCGTGCGACTTCGCATACCGCGCACCTTCAGCTACCCACTGCGCTTGGCACGGTGTGCCGATCTCCGTACGCACGTACTGTGGCACTGCGGCCCTTGGCTGCATTCGGCCcgcagacgctgcgcacgtacGCAACTGAGAGCAAGGACGCAGTACCCAAAGTGTCGGCGGAATACATTGGCAATGAGAAGAGCGCAGAAGAGCCTCCTCCCAGCGGCGAAGAGCTGCCAAAGGAGGGATTTCGCGCCAAGATGAGACGCCTTACAAAGCAATATGGCTGGTGGTCTGTCGGCATATACATGACACTAGGATGCATAGACTTTGGAGTCACCTTTGCATTGATCCACATTTACGGAGGCGAAAGAGCTATCGAACTGGAGCGCATAGTGCGCAAGTGGCTACATCTCAGTCCAAAGTCTGAGCAGACAAATGTTACAGGGTCGCCCGATGCAAACAAGACTGAGCGACCTCTTGTGTCTGGCGAGGAGTCGCCAAAAGGCGAACTGATGGGCCAGCTTGCCACCGAGTTCGTCCTGGCCTATGGAATTCATAAAACAATATTGCTCccggtgcgtgcggcggccACTGTAGCCATTACACCGACAATAGTCAAATGGCTCATCCGGAAGGGATGGGCGCGGCCTATTGCAAGCAAAGTTGCAGCCACAGCGGGTACGCATGTCACCGTACGGAGTGCAAAGGCGTAG